In the Astatotilapia calliptera chromosome 5, fAstCal1.2, whole genome shotgun sequence genome, one interval contains:
- the ora4 gene encoding olfactory receptor class A-like protein 4, producing the protein MSKVLTVEAILFGVLVFSGILGNILVIYVVFQSVTKTPPRRLPPSDLILVHLSLANLLSSLFRTVPIFVSDLGLDLYLSSGWCRVFMLLWVWWRAVGCWVTLTLSAFQCTTLRRQNVAFGPLTVQRERRRLWVVLGVVWGANLAFSVPALVYSTHVKGNATVELMVISSTTRPLLGCVWEFPSEEQGTVFASTSLAVNEVLPLVLMVCTNVATLHALAKHIRAVASGGTHTELDKHLSSERKAAQVIMSLVLLFVVCWVLQVAAVTYYNHNRGHHAEGLLTVSHFSSSLFVGFSPLVVALGHGKLRRKIMSMMLG; encoded by the exons ATGTCAAAGGTCCTCACTGTAGAAGCGATTTTGTTTGGGGTCTTGGTGTTTTCTGGTATTTTGGGAAACATCCTGGTCATCTATGTG GTGTTTCAGTCAGTCACTAAGACTCCACCTCGGAGACTCCCTCCTTCGGACCTTATTCTGGTGCACCTGTCCCTAGCAAACCTGCTGAGCTCACTTTTCCGCACAGTGCCTATTTTTGTGTCAGACCTGGGCTTGGATCTGTATTTGTCCTCCGGATGGTGCAGAGTCTTCATGCTGCTGTGGGTGTGGTGGCGAGCCGTGGGATGTTGGGTGACCCTGACGCTGAGTGCTTTTCAGTGCACCACACTGAGACGCCAAAATGTGGCCTTTGGACCTCTTACTGTCCAGAGGGAGAGGCGGCGGCTCTGGGTTGTCCTGGGGGTGGTGTGGGGGGCGAACCTGGCTTTCTCTGTCCCTGCACTGGTATACAGCACTCATGTTAAAGGCAATGCCACAGTGGAGCTGATGGTGATCAGTTCCACCACCAGGCCTCTGCTAGGCTGCGTCTGGGAGTTTCCATCAGAAGAACAAGGCACGGTCTTCGCCTCTACTTCGCTGGCAGTGAACGAGGTGTTGCCGCTGGTGCTGATGGTTTGCACCAATGTTGCCACACTGCACGCTTTGGCCAAGCACATCCGAGCTGTTGCCTCAGGAGGGACCCACACCGAACTCGACAAACATCTGTCTAGCGAACGTAAGGCAGCTCAAGTAATCATGTCTCTGGTGTTGCTGTTTGTTGTCTGCTGGGTGCTACAGGTTGCTGCAGTAACGTACTACAACCACAACAGGGGGCACCATGCTGAAGGGCTGCTGActgtttcccatttttcttcttcactgtttgTGGGATTCAGCCCCTTGGTGGTGGCCCTGGGACATGGAAAACTGAGGAGAAAAATCATGAGTATGATGCTAGGGTGA